A part of Leptospira neocaledonica genomic DNA contains:
- a CDS encoding proline dehydrogenase family protein gives MKATEESGPKTILSPLDLQNRILEKGKELFRLSDSFEDGFFSTYRLFSKSLLFLENRPLLKLQAFRFADLFPSLSSLSSISRYIRIYFIETPTEIPKWILLFLSLLLSNRLSSVFVALGAKIGIKLTAKFFILGRTYGSDRKKIIDRYKNGICSTIDILGEAVLSEKEAERYISEYLLLLEEVSKDKELSEIRSSQFPNEPTGNVSVKCSSLYSQLDPLAHESSVTHLMDKLRPILSSAVSKNIFINLDMEQYETKDIIMDTAFRIFREPEFENYPHFGIVIQAYLKASQADLSKVIEYSKKRKYPLTVRLVKGAYWEYEMTQSAQKGWEPPVFLKKSDTDKNYEECSALLLRSYPHIRPAFGSHNIRSLSSAFVRAAEYSVPEKFFEVQMLYGMGNSYKQAIRSLGISVREYSPIGEVIPGMAYLVRRLLENSTNEGFLKNINANSKDRERLLYLENTK, from the coding sequence ATGAAGGCGACAGAAGAAAGCGGACCCAAAACAATTCTCTCTCCCTTGGATCTTCAGAATAGGATTCTGGAAAAAGGAAAGGAATTATTTCGTTTAAGTGATTCCTTTGAGGACGGATTTTTTAGTACATACAGACTATTTTCCAAAAGCCTTTTATTTTTGGAAAATCGCCCTCTTTTAAAACTGCAAGCGTTTAGATTCGCAGATCTTTTTCCAAGCCTTAGTTCACTTTCATCTATCTCTCGTTATATCCGGATCTATTTTATTGAAACTCCTACTGAAATCCCAAAATGGATTTTATTATTTCTTTCCTTACTTCTGTCCAATAGACTTAGCTCAGTATTCGTTGCATTAGGCGCTAAGATCGGAATCAAGCTCACTGCAAAATTTTTTATCTTAGGAAGGACATACGGTTCCGACCGCAAAAAGATCATAGATAGATACAAAAATGGCATCTGCTCCACAATAGATATATTGGGAGAAGCTGTACTTTCAGAAAAAGAAGCAGAACGATATATCTCGGAGTATTTACTTTTATTAGAAGAAGTTTCTAAGGACAAAGAACTTTCCGAAATACGAAGCTCCCAATTCCCGAACGAGCCGACTGGAAACGTTTCCGTAAAATGTTCCTCCCTTTATTCACAATTAGATCCGCTTGCACATGAATCTTCTGTAACTCATTTAATGGATAAGTTAAGGCCGATCCTTAGTTCCGCAGTTTCCAAAAATATTTTCATCAATTTGGATATGGAACAGTATGAGACCAAGGATATCATAATGGACACTGCCTTTCGGATCTTTCGAGAGCCTGAATTCGAAAACTATCCTCATTTTGGGATCGTTATCCAAGCTTATCTGAAAGCCTCTCAAGCAGATCTATCCAAAGTCATAGAATATTCTAAAAAACGAAAATACCCTCTAACTGTACGCTTAGTAAAAGGCGCCTACTGGGAATATGAGATGACCCAATCCGCTCAAAAAGGTTGGGAACCTCCGGTCTTTCTCAAAAAATCAGATACGGACAAAAATTACGAAGAATGCTCGGCACTCTTATTAAGGTCCTATCCTCATATTCGACCTGCATTCGGTTCTCATAATATAAGAAGCCTTTCCTCTGCATTCGTTAGAGCGGCAGAATATTCCGTCCCGGAAAAATTTTTCGAAGTGCAGATGTTATACGGAATGGGGAATTCCTACAAGCAGGCAATACGCAGTTTAGGAATTTCAGTAAGGGAATACTCTCCCATTGGAGAAGTAATCCCCGGTATGGCTTATTTGGTAAGAAGATTATTGGAAAATTCTACTAACGAGGGCTTTCTGAAAAACATCAATGCAAACAGCAAAGATAGGGAACGATTATTGTATTTGGAGAATACGAAATAA
- a CDS encoding NAD(P)-binding domain-containing protein, which produces MKGLLSIVPKYFDWLNNNAPQGEAEKYPETNSEFESSIPGIYISGDLTGIPLLKYSVQSGVSAIRNILHKPKKKLKNNLDVLIIGAGPSGIAAGIEAKKNDLDFLILEANQPFHTITSYPKGKPIFAEPSELEVDSPIQIKDTTKEDLLGSLEKVLKKNKLPILNGEKVESILPSKGSDLGFEVHTESGKKFNSSYVLLAIGKSGDSRRLGITGEEQENVFHRLIDPQEFQGQNILVVGGGDSAVEAALSLVDISSSVTLSYRESEISRPKEENKVKFQKAVQENKIQFLPNSTLEKFESKQVRLKQGSKSRTEKIDSSLVLIGSEAPISFLKKLGIKIRNSFNSKELLGFVSLFSFALFLYFGKASFYASYWYSWVALGSGIIFALSSIRFLFSKEIFSAWRWRTFKNLYLLSAALYFSAVYLSAKYLGFYLFGKYPSFHYTVLYSTTILFFGIRRIQIRPTQYIKLQTITLILIQIFPLFLLPEIILPFLGDQGLLGPSNGFLLTQVFPDGAYWKAYGFILAWPLNMGVLYDGGITTFWLIYGFLMSFGLIPYLVYKFGKGAYCGWICSCGGLAETLGDEYRNRMPHGKLAYKLEHSGQWILLIAAILTIAKLIGSSGQFFWPLEFGADSVKLYYDLIVDLGLGGVVGVGAYFMFSGRIWCRMFCPLSALMHIYAKFSKFRIFSEKKRCISCNICTSVCHQGIDVMNYANKGRPMDSVQCVRCSACVVNCPTQVLSFGKLEKNEQVLDRLKAVL; this is translated from the coding sequence ATGAAAGGCCTATTATCCATTGTCCCTAAATATTTCGATTGGTTGAACAATAACGCTCCTCAAGGTGAGGCCGAAAAATATCCGGAAACAAATTCTGAATTCGAAAGTTCGATACCCGGCATCTATATTTCGGGAGATCTAACAGGAATTCCTCTTTTAAAATATTCGGTGCAGAGCGGTGTTTCTGCGATCCGTAATATTCTTCATAAACCTAAAAAGAAATTAAAAAACAATCTAGACGTTTTAATCATAGGTGCCGGGCCTTCGGGAATCGCAGCAGGGATCGAAGCCAAGAAGAATGACCTGGACTTTCTTATCTTAGAAGCAAACCAACCCTTTCATACAATCACAAGTTATCCAAAAGGAAAACCTATCTTTGCAGAACCTTCGGAACTGGAAGTTGATTCTCCTATCCAGATCAAAGATACAACCAAGGAAGATCTTCTGGGATCCTTGGAAAAAGTATTAAAAAAAAATAAACTTCCTATCTTAAACGGGGAAAAGGTAGAATCTATTCTTCCTTCAAAAGGATCCGATCTTGGATTCGAGGTCCATACAGAGTCCGGCAAAAAATTCAATTCATCTTATGTTCTACTTGCTATCGGAAAATCCGGAGATAGTAGACGTTTAGGAATTACAGGGGAAGAGCAAGAAAACGTATTCCATAGATTAATTGATCCACAAGAATTCCAAGGACAAAACATATTGGTGGTGGGCGGTGGAGATAGCGCGGTCGAAGCGGCACTATCATTAGTGGATATTTCTTCTTCCGTTACTCTATCATATAGAGAATCCGAAATTTCCAGGCCGAAAGAAGAGAATAAAGTCAAATTTCAAAAAGCAGTCCAAGAAAATAAGATCCAATTTTTACCGAATTCTACTCTAGAAAAATTCGAATCCAAACAAGTTCGCCTGAAACAAGGATCTAAATCAAGAACTGAAAAAATAGATTCATCTTTGGTGTTGATTGGCTCAGAAGCTCCGATCTCTTTTTTGAAAAAATTAGGAATCAAGATCAGAAACTCGTTCAATTCCAAAGAACTCCTCGGTTTTGTTTCACTATTCTCCTTCGCATTATTTTTATATTTCGGAAAAGCGTCTTTTTATGCCTCCTATTGGTATTCATGGGTAGCCTTAGGCTCGGGGATCATATTTGCACTTTCTTCTATCAGATTTTTATTCTCCAAAGAAATATTTTCCGCTTGGAGGTGGAGAACATTCAAAAATCTTTATTTACTTTCGGCGGCACTTTACTTTTCAGCTGTGTATCTAAGTGCCAAGTATCTGGGATTTTATCTATTCGGAAAATATCCCAGCTTCCATTATACTGTTCTATATTCTACGACCATTTTATTTTTCGGGATCAGAAGAATACAGATCAGGCCGACACAATATATAAAATTACAAACAATCACACTGATCTTAATTCAGATATTCCCACTCTTTCTATTGCCGGAAATCATTCTTCCTTTCTTGGGAGACCAAGGATTATTAGGGCCTTCTAATGGGTTTTTACTCACACAGGTTTTTCCAGACGGAGCCTATTGGAAAGCATACGGATTTATTCTGGCATGGCCGTTAAATATGGGAGTTCTCTACGACGGAGGGATTACCACATTCTGGCTCATTTACGGATTTCTAATGAGCTTCGGCCTTATTCCGTATCTAGTTTATAAATTCGGAAAAGGAGCTTATTGCGGATGGATCTGTTCTTGCGGAGGTTTGGCGGAAACCTTGGGCGATGAATACAGAAACAGAATGCCTCATGGAAAATTGGCTTATAAGCTGGAGCATTCAGGTCAATGGATTTTGCTCATAGCTGCAATTCTTACAATCGCAAAACTCATCGGAAGTTCCGGACAATTCTTCTGGCCCTTAGAATTCGGCGCAGATTCAGTTAAACTATATTATGATTTGATTGTAGACTTGGGTCTTGGCGGAGTTGTAGGTGTCGGGGCTTATTTCATGTTCTCCGGTAGGATCTGGTGCAGAATGTTCTGCCCACTCTCTGCACTTATGCATATCTACGCTAAGTTCAGCAAGTTCCGAATCTTCTCGGAGAAAAAAAGATGTATCTCTTGTAATATTTGCACTTCTGTTTGCCACCAAGGAATCGATGTGATGAACTATGCCAACAAGGGCAGACCCATGGACAGCGTCCAATGTGTCAGATGTTCAGCTTGCGTGGTAAATTGCCCTACCCAAGTCCTTTCTTTCGGAAAATTAGAAAAGAACGAGCAAGTATTAGATAGGCTAAAAGCAGTATTATAA
- a CDS encoding FMN-binding negative transcriptional regulator encodes MYTPEHFKLENLDIIHEIIGKYPFAVLISTTGQG; translated from the coding sequence ATGTATACGCCGGAACATTTTAAATTAGAAAATCTTGATATAATTCACGAGATCATCGGCAAATATCCTTTTGCCGTTTTGATCTCTACAACTGGACAAGGATAG
- a CDS encoding TolC family protein yields the protein MRFSYIFVFLSFYWILFLPAQASENDTGKELDLNSIMAIAEKNSPLLTAIHSDLESLFYKRRQEGRTQNPSVYIDYGQRKAADESGAEYAVQIEQPVYFPGRKELKQLLVDNDSKIKEVQQIEAYNSIRLSSIKFAYRYLVAADKKNHVKERLKRLSLIESYIKARPFFTPQAKTDLFIIETKILALRKHFNDLELGAAKDYESLNLYLRQEFIPNLKIPYFRSGVKFDRKDLEKKAVSQNPSILAAKGELDKARTELRLANLEKYPDYSITSQIGEDKSGVANRFYDFGLKFRIPVWDQFQNKVASAETNMRSKQDRLVYQENLIQTSFNQSFLEYEQSKVNLKLYDLTQLDRIDRDLNFADMEFKRGRIQLISYLELENQLHETHHAVLDAQISHLESLLNLLYITNEKDILGVMGNASQTFEYQPK from the coding sequence GTGCGTTTTTCATATATATTCGTATTTTTATCTTTTTATTGGATATTATTTCTTCCTGCCCAGGCATCGGAGAATGATACCGGAAAGGAATTAGACTTAAATTCAATCATGGCAATTGCGGAGAAAAATTCGCCTTTGCTCACCGCAATCCATTCCGACTTGGAAAGCCTTTTTTATAAAAGAAGGCAGGAAGGTAGGACTCAAAACCCTTCCGTTTACATTGATTACGGTCAAAGAAAGGCAGCCGATGAATCGGGAGCTGAATATGCAGTTCAGATAGAGCAGCCAGTCTATTTTCCGGGAAGAAAGGAACTCAAACAACTTTTAGTGGATAATGATTCCAAGATCAAGGAAGTCCAACAAATTGAAGCTTATAATTCCATTCGGCTCAGTTCGATCAAATTTGCGTATCGTTACTTAGTTGCGGCGGACAAAAAGAATCACGTAAAAGAAAGACTTAAAAGACTTTCCTTGATAGAAAGTTATATAAAGGCCAGGCCATTCTTTACTCCTCAGGCGAAAACGGATTTATTCATCATAGAAACCAAAATTTTAGCTCTGAGAAAACATTTTAATGATTTAGAGCTGGGAGCCGCAAAAGATTACGAATCTTTAAACTTGTATCTCCGACAAGAATTCATCCCGAATCTAAAAATCCCCTATTTCCGATCCGGGGTGAAATTCGATCGTAAGGATCTTGAAAAAAAAGCAGTATCACAAAACCCCTCAATACTCGCGGCCAAAGGAGAATTGGACAAGGCCAGAACGGAACTTAGATTAGCAAACTTAGAAAAATATCCCGATTATTCCATCACTAGCCAAATCGGAGAGGATAAGTCGGGGGTTGCCAACAGATTTTACGATTTTGGATTAAAATTCAGGATCCCGGTTTGGGACCAATTCCAAAATAAAGTCGCCTCTGCTGAAACCAATATGAGATCCAAGCAAGACAGGTTAGTGTATCAAGAAAATTTAATACAAACTTCTTTTAACCAATCTTTTTTGGAATACGAACAATCCAAGGTCAATCTTAAACTTTACGATTTAACTCAATTGGATCGGATCGATAGGGATCTGAACTTTGCAGATATGGAGTTCAAGCGAGGAAGAATACAACTTATCAGTTATCTGGAATTGGAAAACCAGCTTCATGAAACACATCACGCGGTCTTAGACGCCCAAATTTCACATTTGGAAAGTCTTCTGAATCTACTTTATATCACTAACGAAAAAGACATTTTAGGAGTAATGGGCAATGCTAGCCAGACTTTTGAATACCAGCCTAAATAA
- a CDS encoding efflux RND transporter permease subunit → MLARLLNTSLNNPFLSVGLVSFLLIFSFYTLNEVPIDAVPDITNVQVIVTTDTGSLDPEQVEKVITFPLETELLGLPNLIDVRSVSKFGLSNISLIFKETTDIYQARAMVAERISSAKEKLPPGAAPTIVPNTTGLGEIFFYSVEAVPDSELDKLPEEKKLLFLRTVQDYVVRPQIKAMVPGIVEVDSNGGYEKEIHIDVDPNRMKRWGLSIDQIIRDISTIGESFGGGFIENSGKISIVRAYGLKRNLNEISAISVRRTLTGASVKVSDIADVNEHGTPRLGGASSNGKEIVLGTALMLKGENSYKVNEDLHKAVSNLSLPDNVRVRILLERSFLIQSTIKTVLKNLGEGAILVILTLFLILFNLRASLIVALIIPGSMLLASVCMRFFGISANLMSLGAIDFGLLVDASIVITENVLSKFETGKFKNNEEKRKVILDSSLEVLKPVSFGILVIMLVYVPILTLDGIPGRMFRPMAETVLLALGFSLFLAVFLLPPLLYFFLSPKTLGTHNKKKDSKIVNWYAEKLPKILDQPRKIILYSLIFFSVTLLIYFRMGTVFLPKLTEGDLMLVIVRNGNTGLEESLKEQKELEIFLGQMPEVESVFSRIGTSSVANDPMGPFNADTFIILKKDILPDLLEKKTWEKFLDKIETSVKEKFPESELTLSQPLEARFNELLEGSRADISVRILGKDLNILLQLQEELKNTLEKIPGAAEVELDPIMALRKSNVIDVIPDSTKLKYYNISLPLFNSVLESSMSGFELGGFYEEEVRFPIKIRLSEEFRNRESEIGDINVGTEDGGTVPIRLLASIQKREKVMTISRNKSRRFVAVSVNLRGRDLEGFYKEAISQVSKLQIPNGYSIFWGGQIENLSQAKEKLSVIVPATLFMIFTVLYLGLRSIKQALLVFFCVPFALTGGIWFLFLRGMDLSVSAFVGCIALSGIAVLNGLVKLFTIDRIRAESKLSVREAVLEGAVSRIRPVVMTALVASFGFIPMAFGTGLGAEVQKPLATVVIGGIFSSTILTLVLLPAFYYWLERE, encoded by the coding sequence ATGCTAGCCAGACTTTTGAATACCAGCCTAAATAACCCATTCTTATCCGTAGGATTGGTTTCGTTTTTATTAATATTCTCATTTTACACTTTAAACGAAGTACCGATAGATGCTGTTCCGGATATCACAAATGTGCAGGTAATCGTCACGACGGATACCGGTTCACTCGATCCGGAACAAGTGGAGAAGGTGATAACTTTTCCTTTAGAAACAGAACTTTTAGGATTACCGAATCTTATAGACGTTCGCTCCGTTTCTAAATTCGGTTTATCTAATATATCTCTGATATTTAAGGAAACCACGGACATCTATCAGGCGAGAGCTATGGTAGCAGAGAGGATTTCCAGTGCTAAGGAAAAACTTCCTCCAGGTGCAGCTCCTACAATCGTTCCGAATACCACAGGTCTTGGAGAAATTTTTTTCTATTCCGTAGAAGCCGTTCCGGATTCCGAATTGGACAAACTTCCAGAAGAAAAGAAACTTCTGTTTTTAAGAACAGTTCAAGATTACGTAGTTCGGCCTCAGATTAAAGCAATGGTCCCCGGGATCGTGGAAGTGGATTCCAATGGAGGTTATGAGAAAGAAATCCATATAGACGTGGATCCAAATCGAATGAAACGCTGGGGACTATCTATAGATCAGATCATTCGAGATATCTCCACCATTGGAGAAAGTTTCGGTGGAGGATTTATAGAGAACTCCGGAAAAATTTCAATCGTACGAGCTTATGGGCTTAAAAGAAATCTAAACGAGATCTCCGCTATTTCCGTTCGAAGAACTCTCACAGGGGCATCGGTAAAAGTTTCGGATATAGCAGATGTAAACGAACATGGAACTCCAAGACTAGGCGGTGCTAGCTCTAACGGAAAAGAGATCGTACTTGGCACTGCATTAATGTTAAAGGGAGAAAACAGTTATAAAGTAAACGAAGATCTCCATAAAGCGGTTTCGAATCTGAGTCTGCCGGATAATGTAAGAGTTAGAATCTTATTAGAAAGATCTTTCTTAATACAGTCCACTATCAAAACGGTCCTAAAAAACCTAGGGGAAGGCGCAATATTAGTCATACTTACACTTTTTCTAATATTATTCAATCTTAGAGCCTCTCTGATCGTAGCATTGATCATTCCCGGGTCCATGTTACTTGCCTCAGTTTGTATGAGATTTTTCGGGATTTCTGCCAACTTAATGAGTTTGGGTGCGATCGACTTCGGATTATTAGTAGATGCTTCCATAGTAATTACGGAAAACGTTCTCTCTAAATTCGAGACTGGAAAATTTAAGAACAACGAGGAAAAACGAAAAGTCATCTTGGATTCTTCTTTGGAAGTACTTAAGCCGGTTTCCTTCGGGATCTTAGTAATCATGCTAGTATATGTTCCGATTCTAACGTTAGATGGAATCCCGGGACGGATGTTCCGACCTATGGCAGAGACTGTGCTCCTCGCGTTAGGGTTTAGTTTATTCTTAGCAGTTTTCCTTCTCCCTCCCCTTTTATACTTTTTCCTATCTCCCAAAACCTTAGGAACACATAACAAGAAAAAAGATAGTAAGATCGTAAATTGGTATGCTGAAAAATTACCTAAGATCTTAGATCAACCTCGTAAGATCATCCTATATTCTTTAATATTCTTTTCCGTAACTTTACTCATCTACTTTAGAATGGGGACAGTATTTCTTCCCAAGTTAACCGAGGGAGATCTAATGTTGGTCATTGTCCGAAATGGGAACACAGGCTTGGAAGAAAGTTTGAAGGAACAGAAAGAATTGGAAATCTTCTTAGGACAAATGCCGGAAGTAGAAAGTGTATTTTCGAGGATCGGAACAAGTTCGGTTGCAAACGATCCAATGGGACCATTCAATGCGGATACATTCATCATTCTAAAAAAGGATATCCTTCCGGATCTTTTGGAAAAGAAAACCTGGGAAAAATTTTTGGATAAGATAGAAACATCCGTAAAAGAAAAATTCCCGGAATCAGAACTAACCTTAAGCCAACCTTTAGAAGCCAGATTTAACGAATTATTGGAAGGGAGTAGAGCCGATATAAGCGTAAGGATCTTAGGAAAAGATCTGAATATATTACTCCAACTTCAGGAAGAATTAAAAAACACATTAGAAAAGATCCCAGGTGCAGCAGAAGTAGAATTAGATCCGATCATGGCATTAAGAAAATCGAATGTAATCGATGTGATCCCAGATAGTACAAAACTTAAGTATTATAATATCTCCCTGCCTTTATTTAATTCTGTTCTTGAAAGTTCAATGAGCGGATTTGAATTAGGAGGGTTTTATGAAGAAGAAGTCAGATTCCCTATCAAGATCCGACTCTCCGAAGAATTTCGAAATAGAGAATCTGAAATAGGAGATATAAACGTAGGAACGGAAGACGGAGGTACTGTGCCAATCCGTCTTTTAGCATCCATCCAAAAAAGAGAGAAGGTCATGACCATCTCCAGAAACAAATCCAGACGATTCGTAGCGGTTTCGGTAAACCTAAGAGGAAGGGACTTAGAAGGGTTCTATAAAGAGGCAATCTCCCAGGTTTCTAAATTACAAATCCCTAATGGATATTCCATTTTCTGGGGAGGCCAGATAGAAAATCTTTCCCAAGCAAAAGAAAAACTTTCCGTAATAGTGCCGGCAACATTATTCATGATCTTTACCGTTCTCTATTTAGGACTTAGATCAATCAAACAAGCTCTGCTGGTATTCTTCTGTGTTCCGTTCGCTTTAACGGGAGGGATCTGGTTCCTATTCTTAAGGGGAATGGATCTCAGTGTATCCGCATTCGTAGGATGTATCGCACTTTCCGGAATTGCAGTTTTGAATGGACTCGTAAAATTATTCACAATTGATAGGATTCGAGCAGAAAGTAAACTCAGCGTTAGAGAAGCAGTATTAGAAGGTGCAGTCAGTCGTATACGTCCTGTTGTCATGACTGCATTAGTCGCTTCTTTTGGATTTATTCCCATGGCATTTGGGACAGGCCTAGGAGCGGAAGTCCAAAAACCTCTCGCGACAGTAGTGATCGGCGGAATTTTTTCTTCCACAATTCTTACCCTTGTCCTACTACCTGCATTCTACTATTGGTTAGAAAGAGAATAA
- a CDS encoding DUF3095 domain-containing protein — MNNLSHFTTNFYKELPEISQFSEVTDSKHYRKVPDDWIVIVTDIVKSTEAILEGRYKDVNMAGGLTLMGITNLLKDMEFPFFFGGDGVTILLPGSRTNEIRDILADTREFIRDYFKMDLRVGFVPVSDIYEAGYSLTMAKLRISKHYTQAVLGGTGVAYAEIKIKEPHSKYLTDNSYIPNIRADFSGFTCRWKDIQSPKGEMVALIVKINSDSDSEAARTLSGLLSLIDSLYGSEREYHPLREENLIIEHSSSVLNKEAIASSKGNSILKKLYLWKIKFETYGAELAIRWNLPLRAFHYKLNKLKNYQIISSDFRKFDGTFKMVFATDTADRKKLESSLSEAEKSGKLHFGIHISDRALMTCLLHAGTEREVHFIDGAGGGYALAATVLKKKLQTVGV, encoded by the coding sequence ATGAATAATCTATCACATTTTACCACAAACTTTTATAAAGAGCTTCCGGAGATTTCCCAATTTTCAGAAGTTACGGACAGTAAACATTATAGGAAAGTTCCGGATGATTGGATCGTAATCGTCACCGATATCGTAAAATCCACGGAAGCTATTTTAGAAGGTAGATATAAAGATGTAAATATGGCCGGGGGACTGACCTTGATGGGGATCACGAATCTTCTCAAGGACATGGAGTTCCCATTCTTCTTTGGAGGAGATGGTGTGACCATCTTGCTTCCGGGTTCCCGCACAAATGAGATCCGTGATATTCTTGCGGATACAAGAGAATTTATAAGAGATTATTTTAAAATGGACCTTCGTGTCGGATTCGTGCCCGTTTCCGATATTTATGAAGCAGGTTATAGTTTGACTATGGCCAAACTTAGGATTTCTAAACATTATACTCAGGCGGTTTTGGGCGGGACCGGTGTGGCTTATGCGGAGATTAAGATTAAGGAACCGCATTCCAAGTATTTAACAGATAATTCTTATATTCCGAACATTCGTGCAGATTTTTCAGGTTTTACCTGCAGATGGAAAGATATCCAAAGTCCGAAAGGAGAGATGGTCGCGCTCATCGTTAAGATCAATTCGGATTCAGATTCGGAAGCTGCAAGAACCCTTTCCGGTCTATTATCTTTGATCGACTCTTTATACGGCTCTGAAAGAGAATATCATCCTTTGAGAGAAGAAAATCTGATTATAGAACATTCTTCTTCCGTTTTGAATAAGGAAGCGATCGCTTCTTCCAAAGGAAATAGTATATTAAAAAAACTATATCTTTGGAAAATTAAATTCGAAACTTACGGGGCAGAGCTTGCGATCCGCTGGAATCTTCCTTTAAGAGCATTTCATTATAAACTGAATAAATTGAAGAACTACCAGATTATCTCTTCCGATTTTAGAAAATTCGACGGAACTTTCAAAATGGTATTTGCAACGGACACTGCGGATAGAAAAAAATTAGAGTCGAGTTTATCAGAAGCGGAGAAGTCCGGTAAATTACATTTCGGAATTCATATCTCAGATAGAGCCTTGATGACTTGTTTATTACATGCGGGAACGGAAAGAGAAGTTCATTTTATAGACGGGGCAGGCGGAGGTTATGCGTTGGCCGCCACAGTACTAAAGAAAAAATTGCAGACAGTCGGAGTATAA
- a CDS encoding TfoX/Sxy family protein yields the protein MSSFLTHVQDRLKVCGPLSYKNMFGGFGVYSGSQIFAMIIKDRLYFRVGQSNQAEYESSGMGPFTYAGKDGKIVRVSYWEVPEEVLEDDEDLVFWFRKSLAEANKASSLKKKTIPKKKTIARKKVTKSKTSSSKKAVAKKKAARKKSVRRLVKKTTTKRKVAAKKKKVRSR from the coding sequence ATGAGTTCTTTTCTTACACATGTCCAAGATAGATTAAAAGTCTGCGGCCCCCTATCTTACAAAAATATGTTCGGAGGTTTCGGGGTTTATTCCGGATCTCAAATTTTTGCAATGATCATCAAGGACCGATTGTATTTTCGAGTGGGACAATCCAACCAGGCGGAGTATGAATCCTCGGGAATGGGCCCTTTCACTTACGCCGGCAAAGACGGAAAAATAGTCCGAGTTTCCTATTGGGAAGTTCCGGAAGAAGTTTTAGAAGACGACGAAGACCTTGTATTCTGGTTTAGAAAATCTTTGGCAGAAGCAAATAAGGCTTCTTCTTTAAAGAAAAAGACCATCCCCAAAAAGAAAACTATCGCAAGGAAGAAGGTCACAAAATCTAAAACATCTTCTTCCAAGAAGGCAGTTGCTAAGAAAAAGGCGGCCCGCAAAAAATCGGTTAGACGACTTGTTAAGAAAACAACAACTAAACGTAAAGTGGCAGCTAAGAAGAAGAAGGTTCGTTCTCGCTAA